In a genomic window of Spodoptera frugiperda isolate SF20-4 chromosome 18, AGI-APGP_CSIRO_Sfru_2.0, whole genome shotgun sequence:
- the LOC118278216 gene encoding uncharacterized protein LOC118278216 isoform X1: protein MNTFPIIFAFVFVVVSSKKSDDDDESESSSEEDYRPHYALYNCDKQKYCTKGGDKVCAIDYATNATVEFPDKCTFYGANCQGLGDYWIRKGFGDCRPTVNFTEIDEPPDLHAYATKSISLYYNRTFTKKPSAG, encoded by the exons ATGAATACATTTCCCATTATTTTTGCATTCG TATTCGTGGTCGTATCGAGTAAGAAGAGCGATGACGACGACGAATCTGAATCGTCATCAGAAGAAGAC TACAGACCACATTACGCATTATATAACTGCGACAAACAGAAGTATTGTACTAAAGGCGGTGACAAAGTTTGTGCTATCGACTATGCAACGAATGCGACTGTAGAATTTCCTGACAAATGCACTTTTTATGGAGCGAACTGCCAAGGGCTTGGAG actaTTGGATTCGTAAAGGTTTTGGTGATTGCAGACCAACCGTAAATTTTACTGAGATAGACGAGCCCCCGGATTTACACGCCTATGCGACGAAATCGATCTCTTTGTACTATAATAGAACTTTTACCAAAAAACCCAGCGCCGGATAA